Proteins found in one Armatimonadota bacterium genomic segment:
- the hyi gene encoding hydroxypyruvate isomerase: MLRFSANLTMLFTERPFLERFEAAARAGFRAVEYMFPYQEDTDAIARALRELRLEQVLFNLPAGDWARGDRGIATDPARRAEFREGVERAVDLARRFGCRRLNCLVGRRLAEVPADEQWRCLVDNLRHAAQALAPHGITLLVEPINTYDIPEFFLTTSAQAIRLLDEVGAPNAALQYDVYHMQRMEGNLVHTLRRLHGRIGHVQVADSPDRHEPGTGEIHYPYVLRQLEALGYAGFVGLEYRPSRTTEESLGWIEAMGFSRG, encoded by the coding sequence GTGCTGCGGTTTTCCGCGAACCTGACCATGCTGTTCACCGAGCGCCCGTTCCTGGAGCGCTTCGAAGCTGCCGCCCGCGCCGGGTTCCGGGCGGTGGAGTACATGTTCCCCTACCAGGAGGACACCGACGCCATCGCCCGCGCCCTGCGGGAGCTGCGGCTGGAGCAGGTCCTGTTCAACCTGCCGGCCGGAGACTGGGCCCGGGGCGACCGGGGGATCGCCACCGACCCCGCCCGGCGCGCCGAGTTCCGGGAGGGGGTGGAGCGGGCGGTGGACCTGGCGCGCCGGTTCGGCTGCCGGCGCCTGAACTGCCTGGTGGGCCGCCGGCTGGCCGAGGTCCCCGCCGACGAGCAGTGGCGGTGCCTGGTGGACAACCTGCGGCATGCGGCCCAGGCGCTGGCGCCCCACGGCATCACGCTGCTGGTGGAGCCCATCAACACCTACGACATCCCCGAGTTCTTCCTGACCACCTCCGCCCAGGCCATCCGCCTGCTGGACGAGGTGGGCGCGCCCAACGCGGCGTTGCAGTACGACGTCTACCACATGCAGCGCATGGAGGGGAACCTCGTGCACACCCTGCGCCGCCTGCACGGGCGCATCGGCCACGTGCAGGTGGCCGACTCCCCGGACCGCCACGAGCCCGGCACCGGCGAGATCCACTACCCGTACGTGCTGCGCCAGCTGGAGGCGCTGGGCTATGCGGGATTCGTGGGGCTGGAGTACCGGCCCAGCCGGACCACGGAGGAGAGCCTGGGGTGGATCGAAGCGATGGGGTTCAGCCGGGGCTGA